One genomic segment of Nitrososphaera sp. includes these proteins:
- the serS gene encoding serine--tRNA ligase, with translation MLDPKLLRDSPDAIRTMLERRNLADYPLDELITLDKQRRQLMSNSQELRKRKNQLSEKIASKKKNRQDAAQELEEMKVTGSEMKVTEDALAVAEQKFNELMLRLPNLLDESVPVGIDEKANVIVRQVGSAPTFMFTPRDHVEISISQDLVDFERAAKVSGARFYYLKNDLVRLNQALINLALDFLSENGCSPVQPPYMIRQKAMEGAVILSDFKDVIYKIADEDLYLIGTSEHAIASMHMDEILEGTRLPIRYAGYSSCFRKEAGAHGKDMKGIFRVHQFEKVEQFTFCRPEESWEEHERMLGLAEKFVQLLGIPYRLILLSSGDTGKISCKTYDIEAWMPGQGAYREIISCSNCLDYQARRLSIRFRDRTNEDTRLLHTLNSTLVATERTLVAIMENYQKSDGTFAVPEALQKYMGGKTLIGNPK, from the coding sequence GTGCTTGACCCAAAGCTGCTAAGAGACAGTCCCGATGCCATCCGTACCATGCTTGAAAGGCGCAACCTGGCAGATTATCCACTTGACGAACTGATAACTCTTGACAAGCAAAGACGACAGTTAATGTCTAATTCCCAGGAGCTGCGAAAGAGGAAGAACCAACTTTCCGAGAAAATAGCCAGCAAGAAAAAAAACAGACAGGACGCGGCGCAGGAACTGGAAGAAATGAAGGTTACAGGGAGTGAAATGAAAGTAACTGAAGACGCCCTGGCAGTGGCCGAGCAGAAATTCAACGAACTTATGTTAAGACTGCCCAACCTCCTGGACGAGTCCGTTCCTGTAGGTATAGATGAAAAAGCGAATGTCATCGTAAGGCAGGTCGGGTCTGCCCCTACGTTCATGTTTACTCCGAGAGACCATGTGGAGATTAGCATCAGCCAAGACCTTGTCGACTTCGAAAGGGCAGCCAAGGTTTCAGGCGCGAGATTCTATTATCTGAAGAACGACCTGGTTCGGCTCAATCAAGCGCTGATAAACCTTGCACTCGATTTTCTTTCGGAAAACGGCTGCTCGCCGGTACAGCCTCCGTACATGATTAGGCAGAAGGCAATGGAAGGCGCGGTGATTCTGAGTGACTTCAAGGATGTCATATACAAAATCGCCGACGAAGACCTCTACCTTATTGGCACTTCCGAACATGCAATCGCATCCATGCATATGGACGAGATCCTTGAGGGGACGCGACTTCCAATAAGGTACGCTGGATACAGCTCCTGCTTCCGCAAGGAGGCGGGCGCCCACGGGAAGGACATGAAAGGAATCTTCAGGGTGCATCAGTTTGAAAAGGTTGAGCAATTTACTTTTTGCAGACCAGAAGAGTCTTGGGAGGAACACGAACGAATGCTGGGACTAGCAGAGAAATTCGTTCAGCTCTTGGGCATACCGTACAGGCTCATACTGCTGTCTTCAGGCGACACAGGAAAAATATCATGCAAGACTTATGATATCGAGGCATGGATGCCCGGGCAGGGCGCATACAGAGAAATAATCTCATGTTCCAACTGTCTGGACTATCAAGCTCGAAGATTATCAATCAGGTTCCGCGATAGGACCAACGAAGATACCCGGTTGTTGCATACCCTAAACAGTACGCTGGTAGCTACAGAGAGGACCCTTGTCGCTATAATGGAGAATTATCAAAAAAGCGACGGAACATTTGCAGTGCCTGAAGCGCTTCAGAAGTATATGGGCGGAAAAACTCTGATTGGGAATCCAAAATGA